A single genomic interval of Gemmatimonadaceae bacterium harbors:
- a CDS encoding flagellar hook protein FlgE, whose translation MLRSLYAGVSGLRNNQTRMDVIGNNIANVNTVAFKAGRVTFKEGFAQLLQGASRPPGDQGGINPIQIGLGMQIGSIDQIFNQGNLETTGLNTDVAIQGDSFFVVRKGNQSFYTRAGNFQVDALGQMVTPANGFIVQGRMYDNGVLQDGIRDIRLPFGQKVSAKPTTETTLAGNLNASSPAFQGNFNDPLDRALPINEKAWTETQIAVFDSQGTKHDVKIQLWKTGQNTWDWQIDPLASATTQGFQTDALSPPSDITLPTPPAGYEILPANVRVTSASGTEYLSPADFTFAPPAVQFTSNMPSSSEIKISYFMSPTTPVPGVNGGTFTFDQTGIMSTNTTASLDFAVPGASPMIIDLKLAGGVNGLTQFASTGSTAVLRDQNGYTAGSLEDFTIDRFGLITGFFTNGTTSSLAKIVLADFSNPSGMLRTGDNMYQESANSGGAVLGFALEGSQSALTSGALEMSNVDLAQEFTNMIVAQRSFQANGKVITTADEMLQELMSVKR comes from the coding sequence ATGCTTCGCTCGCTTTACGCTGGTGTCTCCGGCCTGCGCAACAACCAAACGCGCATGGACGTGATCGGCAATAACATTGCCAACGTCAACACGGTGGCCTTCAAGGCCGGCCGTGTGACCTTCAAGGAAGGCTTCGCACAGTTGCTGCAGGGCGCCTCGCGCCCACCTGGTGATCAGGGCGGTATCAATCCGATTCAGATCGGACTCGGTATGCAGATCGGTTCCATCGATCAGATCTTCAATCAGGGCAACCTGGAAACGACCGGCTTGAACACCGACGTCGCCATTCAGGGCGATTCGTTCTTCGTTGTGCGCAAGGGCAACCAGAGCTTCTACACGCGCGCTGGCAACTTTCAGGTAGATGCGCTGGGACAGATGGTGACGCCGGCCAACGGCTTCATCGTGCAGGGCCGCATGTATGACAACGGCGTGTTGCAGGACGGTATTCGTGATATCCGCTTGCCATTCGGCCAGAAGGTGTCGGCGAAGCCCACCACAGAGACCACCCTGGCGGGTAACCTGAACGCGTCGTCGCCGGCGTTTCAGGGCAACTTCAACGACCCGCTCGACCGCGCCCTTCCCATCAATGAGAAGGCGTGGACGGAAACGCAGATTGCCGTATTCGATTCACAGGGCACCAAACATGACGTGAAGATCCAGTTGTGGAAGACGGGTCAGAACACGTGGGATTGGCAGATTGATCCCCTGGCGTCGGCCACCACGCAGGGTTTCCAGACCGATGCGTTGTCTCCGCCATCGGACATCACGCTCCCAACCCCGCCGGCTGGCTATGAAATCCTCCCGGCCAACGTGCGCGTGACGAGTGCGTCGGGCACCGAGTACTTGTCGCCGGCCGACTTCACCTTCGCGCCGCCGGCTGTGCAGTTCACGTCCAACATGCCGTCGAGTTCGGAGATCAAGATCTCGTACTTCATGAGCCCCACCACACCGGTGCCGGGCGTGAACGGTGGCACGTTCACATTTGATCAGACCGGCATCATGTCCACCAATACCACGGCATCGCTGGACTTTGCCGTGCCGGGTGCCAGTCCGATGATCATCGATCTCAAGCTGGCAGGTGGCGTAAACGGCTTGACGCAGTTCGCGTCCACCGGCTCGACCGCCGTGCTGCGCGATCAGAACGGGTATACCGCCGGTTCGCTGGAAGACTTCACGATCGACCGCTTCGGTCTGATCACCGGATTCTTCACGAATGGCACCACGTCGTCACTGGCCAAGATCGTGCTCGCCGATTTCAGCAATCCGTCGGGCATGCTTCGGACTGGCGACAACATGTATCAGGAGTCGGCCAACTCCGGTGGCGCGGTGCTGGGCTTCGCGCTGGAAGGCTCGCAATCGGCGCTCACCAGCGGCGCGCTGGAAATGTCCAACGTCGATCTGGCGCAGGAGTTCACGAACATGATCGTGGCTCAACGCTCGTTCCAGGCCAACGGCAAGGTGATCACCACGGCCGACGAAATGCTTCAGGAGTTGATGTCGGTCAAGCGGTAA
- a CDS encoding flagellar biosynthetic protein FliQ gives MSHQMVIDLSRDAIMTALMIAAPMLLIALGVGLLVSIIQSVTQIQEQTLAFVPKLVLVGGAFIVGMPWLLQILIRFTTQLIRGIPAMVA, from the coding sequence ATGTCTCACCAGATGGTCATCGACCTCTCCCGCGACGCGATCATGACGGCCCTGATGATCGCTGCCCCCATGCTGCTGATCGCGCTGGGTGTCGGGCTGCTGGTCAGCATCATCCAGTCGGTCACGCAAATCCAGGAGCAGACCCTGGCTTTCGTGCCCAAGCTGGTGCTGGTAGGTGGCGCGTTCATCGTCGGGATGCCCTGGCTGCTCCAGATCCTCATCCGCTTCACCACCCAGCTCATTCGCGGGATTCCCGCGATGGTCGCCTGA
- a CDS encoding flagellar basal body-associated FliL family protein, with product MSAPEQAPVPENQDGQAAPTGFKAKLPMIAMVAVGIAIGGGTGAVVIGPMVAKKMGKVAPPHADSAAAHGEAAAGGEHAPAEGENGGGAEAVHLLENLVLNPAGSNGSRFLLLSVAIETGTPAIATDMTTRDAELRDIILTSLGTKTVDQLTDISTREGIKVELQTAITGRFGKASVKRLYFPQFVVQ from the coding sequence ATGTCTGCTCCAGAACAAGCCCCGGTTCCTGAAAACCAAGACGGCCAGGCCGCCCCAACGGGGTTCAAGGCCAAGCTGCCGATGATCGCTATGGTGGCGGTCGGTATCGCCATCGGCGGCGGAACCGGTGCCGTGGTCATCGGTCCAATGGTCGCCAAGAAGATGGGCAAGGTCGCGCCACCCCACGCCGACAGCGCTGCGGCGCATGGCGAGGCGGCAGCGGGCGGCGAACACGCCCCGGCCGAAGGCGAGAACGGCGGCGGAGCCGAAGCCGTGCACTTGCTCGAGAACCTCGTGCTCAATCCGGCTGGCAGCAATGGCAGCCGCTTTCTGTTGTTGTCTGTGGCCATCGAAACGGGAACGCCGGCGATCGCGACCGACATGACCACGCGCGATGCCGAGCTTCGCGACATCATCCTCACCTCGCTTGGCACCAAGACGGTGGATCAACTCACCGACATCAGCACCCGCGAAGGCATCAAGGTGGAGCTGCAGACGGCCATCACGGGACGCTTCGGCAAGGCCTCCGTGAAGCGCCTCTACTTCCCGCAGTTCGTCGTGCAGTAA
- a CDS encoding flagellar motor switch protein FliM — protein MASETLSQTDIDRLLGGSARLTPHTAAAMDIQSYDWRRPHRISKERLRMLESMYERLVKGLETWLVTRLRGQVEVRLQSVEQFSFGEFSLSLPMPCSSFIFDIAGTGQKGVIDIGPELSTYVVDKLFGGEGSGNALSRALTPIERLAVRSIADKVATMVQDMWKDHAPMSLSITGFESAPEALQVIGRDDPVLVANVEFSAGNVSSLMMICLPFAVLDAFVNAHSQQRVAPPSASVAERDNSRQRSEAAVRASKVPLTARLPDFQLSMRDIAMLEIGSVIPTGIPKDARVIVRAGAQERFIGHPGRVSGNLAIRILDAVPSASSSPDSRTSE, from the coding sequence ATGGCCTCCGAGACTCTCAGTCAGACCGATATCGATCGCCTGTTGGGTGGGAGTGCGCGCCTCACGCCGCACACCGCCGCCGCGATGGATATCCAGAGCTACGACTGGCGCCGCCCGCATCGCATCTCCAAGGAACGCCTGCGCATGCTCGAATCCATGTACGAGCGCCTGGTGAAAGGGCTCGAGACGTGGCTGGTCACACGACTGCGCGGACAGGTGGAAGTGCGGCTGCAGAGCGTCGAGCAGTTCTCGTTTGGCGAGTTCTCGCTGTCGCTGCCAATGCCCTGTTCCTCGTTCATTTTCGACATCGCCGGCACGGGCCAGAAAGGCGTCATCGACATTGGTCCTGAGCTGTCCACGTATGTGGTCGACAAGCTGTTCGGTGGCGAGGGCAGCGGCAATGCGTTGTCGCGCGCCCTGACGCCCATCGAACGACTGGCCGTGCGCTCCATTGCCGACAAAGTCGCCACCATGGTGCAGGACATGTGGAAAGACCATGCGCCGATGTCGCTCAGCATCACCGGATTCGAATCCGCGCCGGAAGCCCTCCAGGTGATTGGTCGCGATGATCCCGTGCTGGTGGCGAATGTGGAATTCTCCGCCGGCAATGTGAGCAGCCTGATGATGATCTGTCTGCCGTTCGCGGTGCTGGATGCGTTCGTCAATGCGCACAGTCAACAGCGCGTGGCGCCGCCATCGGCCAGCGTGGCCGAGCGTGACAACAGCCGCCAGCGGAGTGAAGCCGCTGTGCGCGCCAGCAAGGTGCCGCTCACCGCGCGCCTGCCGGACTTCCAGTTGTCCATGCGCGACATCGCCATGCTGGAAATTGGCAGTGTGATTCCCACCGGCATTCCGAAGGACGCGCGGGTCATCGTGCGCGCCGGTGCGCAGGAACGCTTCATCGGTCACCCCGGCCGCGTGTCGGGCAACCTTGCCATTCGCATTCTCGACGCGGTGCCGTCCGCGTCTTCGTCACCCGATTCCCGGACCTCCGAATGA
- a CDS encoding EscU/YscU/HrcU family type III secretion system export apparatus switch protein has protein sequence MADNESGEKTEAPTGKRVEEARDKGQIAKSPELTTAAFLFGSTVTLSFAGPPLWRFLLETMGQGLATSFNDEHTGASAIPWLQTMGFRTIVAVLGFVGAMALIAIAIQAAQAGGIITTKALAPNFQRLNPLTNLGRIAGKQAWVELAKAMLKMSIVGWAVYATLVDAWPDIQGLAMQSPLALMDIVRQYGVGMLKNAGLMFLALALADYAWQRWSTNEQLKMTKQEVKEESKSQEGNPEMKSRRRQVARERIRRAMFAAVPKADVVIVNPVHIAVAIKYDPNVAPAPMVVAIGQRKIALRIKELAFQHGVPVIENKPLARALLATTKVGTMIPVDMYLAIAEVLAFVMRQRERYGRRWRGTVAA, from the coding sequence ATGGCCGACAACGAGTCCGGCGAAAAAACAGAAGCCCCTACTGGTAAACGGGTTGAAGAGGCGCGCGACAAGGGACAGATCGCGAAGAGCCCCGAGCTCACCACGGCAGCGTTTCTATTTGGCTCCACGGTGACACTGTCGTTTGCCGGGCCGCCACTCTGGCGTTTCCTGCTGGAAACCATGGGTCAGGGTTTGGCCACGTCATTCAACGACGAGCACACCGGCGCGTCGGCTATTCCGTGGCTGCAGACCATGGGATTTCGCACCATCGTGGCCGTGTTGGGTTTCGTGGGCGCCATGGCGTTGATCGCCATCGCCATTCAGGCCGCGCAAGCGGGTGGCATCATCACCACCAAGGCGCTCGCGCCGAATTTCCAGCGACTCAATCCGCTCACCAACCTCGGACGCATTGCCGGCAAGCAGGCCTGGGTGGAGCTGGCCAAGGCCATGCTCAAGATGTCCATCGTGGGGTGGGCCGTATACGCCACGTTGGTGGATGCGTGGCCCGACATCCAGGGCCTGGCCATGCAATCACCGCTGGCCCTGATGGACATCGTGCGCCAGTACGGTGTGGGAATGCTCAAGAACGCCGGCCTCATGTTCCTCGCGCTCGCGCTGGCCGACTACGCGTGGCAGCGCTGGAGTACGAACGAGCAGCTCAAGATGACGAAGCAGGAAGTGAAGGAAGAATCGAAGTCGCAGGAAGGCAACCCGGAAATGAAGAGTCGTCGCCGGCAGGTGGCGCGCGAGCGCATTCGTCGCGCGATGTTCGCCGCCGTGCCCAAGGCCGATGTCGTGATCGTGAACCCGGTGCACATCGCTGTCGCCATCAAGTACGACCCCAACGTCGCCCCCGCCCCGATGGTCGTGGCCATTGGGCAGCGCAAGATCGCCTTGCGTATCAAGGAACTCGCCTTTCAGCACGGTGTGCCGGTGATCGAGAACAAGCCCCTCGCCCGCGCGCTGCTGGCCACCACGAAAGTCGGTACGATGATTCCCGTCGACATGTATCTGGCCATCGCCGAGGTGCTCGCCTTCGTGATGCGTCAGCGTGAACGCTATGGTCGCCGCTGGCGCGGCACGGTGGCCGCATGA
- a CDS encoding FliA/WhiG family RNA polymerase sigma factor: MNPTLWQSYHSGSDTARDRLLQEHLGLVHHVARQVSRTLAVRIDFDELVSAGTMGLMAALESFDATRGLAFSTYAAPRIRGAILDELRKQDHVPRSIRRKTREISAAREVWMREHGRAPEDRELAAQLNVDMETLWRWQADVEGAHHIPLDRSPGERENNTPSQAEMLPSSEESEVEEQLTHAQEVVHLKDAILRLKEQERIVLSLYYFEELKLHEIAKVLELTESRVSQIRSKALSKLRVDLKPLRDRVA; this comes from the coding sequence ATGAATCCCACGCTCTGGCAGTCGTACCATTCCGGCAGTGACACCGCCCGCGACCGACTGCTGCAGGAGCACCTTGGACTGGTCCACCATGTCGCCCGTCAGGTCTCCCGCACGCTCGCGGTGCGTATCGACTTCGACGAGTTGGTCAGTGCCGGGACCATGGGACTGATGGCCGCACTCGAAAGCTTCGATGCGACGCGCGGACTGGCGTTCAGCACCTATGCCGCGCCACGCATTCGCGGCGCCATTCTCGACGAATTGCGCAAGCAGGATCACGTGCCGCGCTCAATTCGCCGCAAGACGCGAGAGATCAGCGCCGCGCGCGAAGTATGGATGCGCGAACACGGCCGAGCGCCGGAAGATCGCGAGTTGGCGGCACAGCTGAATGTGGACATGGAGACGTTGTGGCGCTGGCAGGCCGACGTGGAAGGTGCCCACCACATTCCGCTCGACCGGTCACCGGGTGAACGCGAGAACAACACGCCATCGCAGGCGGAGATGCTCCCCAGCAGCGAAGAGTCCGAGGTCGAGGAGCAACTCACGCACGCGCAGGAAGTGGTGCATCTCAAGGACGCCATCCTGCGACTGAAGGAGCAGGAGCGCATCGTGCTCTCGCTGTACTACTTCGAGGAACTCAAGTTGCACGAGATCGCCAAGGTGCTTGAACTCACCGAGTCGCGCGTGTCGCAGATTCGCTCGAAGGCGCTCAGCAAGTTGCGCGTGGATCTCAAGCCGTTGCGGGATCGCGTCGCATGA
- the fliN gene encoding flagellar motor switch protein FliN — MNPAEIDALVASGDQSTDAAIARTPQFTEFEQTSTGHSEVPIGMLLDLTLPISIELGRTTMTVQELLRLGRGSVVQLDRLAGDPIDIYVGDRRFAEGEVVVLGEHFGVRITRILSAGGVVNQQVA; from the coding sequence ATGAATCCCGCCGAGATCGACGCCCTGGTGGCCAGTGGCGACCAGTCCACCGATGCCGCCATCGCGCGCACGCCGCAGTTCACCGAATTCGAACAGACTTCCACGGGTCACAGCGAAGTGCCCATCGGCATGCTGCTCGACCTCACGCTGCCCATCTCCATCGAGTTGGGTCGCACGACCATGACGGTGCAGGAATTGCTCCGTTTGGGTCGCGGCTCGGTGGTGCAGCTCGATCGACTGGCCGGCGATCCCATCGACATCTATGTGGGTGATCGTCGTTTCGCCGAGGGCGAAGTGGTGGTGCTGGGTGAACACTTTGGCGTGCGTATCACGCGCATTTTGTCCGCTGGCGGCGTTGTCAACCAGCAGGTGGCGTAG
- a CDS encoding flagellar biosynthetic protein FliR: MSDFGLPDFFAPGVAAACVLTALRVGGLLLIAPAWSAKVVPMRLRTVLLVLFAVLLLPAARANTDLASLRITPATFLAETAVGFMIGMAGALVIAAAEFAGELMTTTIGLSGAAIFDPLNNTQGAILQQFMQLMALIVVLIGGGHIIMLQAVAQSFVSMPLGAPLHIGDGSHAVVVAAKSIFVTGVQFAAPVIAAVLLLNLALAVLGRAAPQLNIMGVAFPLQIGVGLITFAGSLALVVHAMSDWTPGFASTLETVARATHVTAPAAANIASGVR; the protein is encoded by the coding sequence GTGAGCGATTTCGGTCTCCCCGATTTCTTCGCCCCGGGCGTCGCGGCAGCCTGCGTGCTGACCGCGCTGCGCGTGGGCGGACTGCTGCTGATCGCGCCCGCGTGGTCGGCCAAAGTCGTCCCCATGCGGCTCCGCACTGTGCTGCTGGTGCTGTTCGCCGTGTTGCTGCTGCCGGCCGCGCGCGCCAACACCGATCTCGCATCGCTGCGCATCACACCGGCCACGTTCCTCGCCGAAACGGCCGTGGGCTTCATGATCGGTATGGCCGGCGCGCTGGTGATTGCCGCCGCCGAGTTCGCGGGCGAGTTGATGACCACCACGATTGGTCTCTCCGGCGCGGCCATTTTCGATCCACTCAACAACACCCAGGGCGCCATCCTGCAGCAGTTCATGCAGCTCATGGCGCTGATTGTCGTGCTCATCGGCGGCGGCCACATCATCATGCTGCAGGCCGTCGCACAGAGTTTTGTCTCCATGCCCCTGGGCGCGCCGCTCCACATTGGCGACGGGTCGCACGCCGTGGTGGTTGCCGCCAAGTCCATCTTCGTGACCGGTGTGCAGTTTGCCGCACCCGTGATCGCGGCCGTGCTGCTGCTCAATCTCGCGCTGGCCGTGCTTGGACGCGCCGCACCGCAGCTCAACATCATGGGTGTCGCCTTTCCGCTGCAGATTGGCGTGGGACTCATCACCTTCGCCGGTTCGCTGGCGCTGGTAGTGCACGCCATGAGTGATTGGACCCCCGGCTTCGCCTCCACGCTTGAGACGGTGGCCCGGGCAACGCACGTGACCGCCCCCGCAGCCGCGAACATCGCATCGGGGGTGCGCTGA
- the fliP gene encoding flagellar type III secretion system pore protein FliP (The bacterial flagellar biogenesis protein FliP forms a type III secretion system (T3SS)-type pore required for flagellar assembly.) — protein MLIAALGVVAALAFVLGLGALCLWALKRWGKMSLTSRTRVAVEVVQRVPLGPKTGLAVIRVGEKVMAVSVGEGGIRTLFELDEVDRQRVIASSQIPMPMESSSEASASFAKFLPSAFGKTLQHTMESTAEPGPVAAPPLVSAVAVFSPTEPCEIPSFLTSPPVTQRGQPLSYGPPVPRPSLAAERDFRAMLGGAMSGATRLAVFAGAMILASAVVMPLRAQAAPPTSPPTSPPTNPPATSSVPPSVAIPVAASAVTPAVAADAPQPLPLPAFPAGAGAQQTARQTAAPGAPVAPVAPQFSLPSSVRTATAGTTAPVKPRSGNGASVTPGGAAARRQMSQMQIDSTLAAAKSPRAGAAQPAPVGADEAIMRMMPQMDVQLGDAKDGGLRLNGTVGIVVMMGLLTLLPTLLLMMTGFTRILIVLHFLKQAMGTQSAPPAQLLAAMALLLTGFVMAPTLSEVNSKAITPWLDGKITQVEMMKTGVAPMREFMLKQTRESDLKTFVDMSRLPRPNTAEDVPLHVLMSAFVASELRTAFQIGFAIYLPFIIIDAVVASVLMSMGMFMLPPAMISLPFKLLLFVLVDGWTLTISSLVQSFK, from the coding sequence ATGCTGATCGCTGCCCTTGGCGTTGTTGCCGCGCTGGCTTTTGTGCTTGGCCTTGGTGCCCTGTGTTTGTGGGCACTCAAGCGCTGGGGCAAGATGTCGCTCACGTCGCGCACGCGGGTGGCCGTCGAAGTGGTGCAGCGCGTGCCGCTGGGTCCCAAAACCGGACTCGCGGTGATTCGTGTTGGCGAGAAGGTGATGGCCGTTTCCGTTGGTGAAGGCGGCATTCGCACGCTGTTCGAGCTGGACGAAGTGGATCGTCAGCGGGTGATTGCCAGCAGTCAGATTCCGATGCCCATGGAATCGAGCAGTGAGGCGTCGGCGTCGTTTGCGAAGTTCCTGCCCAGCGCGTTTGGCAAGACTCTGCAGCATACCATGGAGTCAACCGCGGAGCCTGGCCCAGTTGCCGCGCCGCCGCTGGTCTCCGCCGTTGCGGTGTTCAGTCCAACGGAGCCGTGCGAAATCCCGTCGTTCCTGACGTCGCCGCCGGTGACACAGCGCGGACAACCACTGTCGTACGGCCCGCCGGTGCCGCGTCCATCGCTGGCGGCTGAACGTGACTTTCGCGCGATGTTGGGTGGTGCGATGAGTGGTGCGACGCGCCTGGCGGTATTTGCAGGAGCGATGATTTTGGCGTCGGCGGTGGTGATGCCGTTGCGCGCGCAGGCAGCGCCACCGACTTCGCCACCCACCTCACCGCCAACGAATCCGCCAGCCACATCGAGTGTTCCACCGAGTGTCGCGATCCCCGTGGCGGCTTCGGCGGTGACACCTGCCGTGGCGGCCGATGCGCCGCAACCGCTTCCGTTGCCCGCATTCCCTGCGGGTGCCGGAGCGCAACAGACGGCGCGACAGACGGCAGCGCCAGGTGCGCCGGTCGCGCCGGTCGCGCCGCAATTTTCCCTGCCGTCTTCGGTGCGTACCGCCACGGCGGGCACCACCGCGCCCGTCAAGCCGCGTTCCGGCAACGGGGCGTCAGTCACACCGGGTGGTGCGGCCGCGCGTCGTCAGATGTCGCAGATGCAAATCGATTCGACCCTGGCGGCCGCGAAGAGCCCGCGTGCCGGAGCCGCACAGCCCGCACCCGTTGGCGCCGATGAGGCCATCATGCGCATGATGCCGCAAATGGACGTGCAACTGGGTGACGCGAAGGATGGCGGACTGCGCCTGAACGGCACGGTGGGTATCGTGGTGATGATGGGGCTGCTCACGCTGCTGCCCACGTTGCTGCTGATGATGACCGGCTTCACGCGCATTCTGATTGTGCTGCACTTCCTCAAGCAGGCCATGGGCACGCAGAGTGCGCCGCCGGCGCAGTTGCTGGCCGCGATGGCATTGTTGCTGACCGGCTTCGTGATGGCGCCCACGCTGAGTGAAGTGAACAGCAAGGCCATCACGCCCTGGCTGGACGGCAAGATCACGCAGGTGGAAATGATGAAGACCGGCGTTGCCCCGATGCGCGAGTTCATGCTGAAGCAAACGCGCGAGTCCGACCTCAAGACGTTTGTGGATATGAGCCGCCTGCCGCGTCCGAATACGGCCGAGGACGTGCCGTTGCATGTGCTGATGTCGGCATTCGTGGCCAGCGAACTGCGCACCGCCTTTCAGATTGGATTCGCGATTTACCTGCCGTTCATCATCATCGATGCCGTGGTGGCATCGGTGCTCATGAGCATGGGCATGTTCATGTTGCCTCCTGCCATGATTTCATTGCCATTCAAATTGCTGCTGTTCGTATTGGTGGACGGGTGGACGCTCACCATTTCCAGCTTGGTACAGAGTTTTAAGTAA
- the flhA gene encoding flagellar biosynthesis protein FlhA, whose amino-acid sequence MPMAFDAPDTKKRAEVALAVAVVLIIALIVVPLPPMLLDLCLAASIGLSLVVLLVSLYTTNPLDFSSFPALLLLLTLFRIGLNVSSTRLILTHGHAGKVIEAFGTFVIGGNYAVGIVIFLLLIGINFIVITKGAGRIAEVAARFALDAMPGKQMAIDADLSAGLIDEKEARIRRDEISRTADFYGAMDGASKYVKGDAILGILVVAVNILGGIFIGVVQKGMPLAKAGSTYTLLTVGDGLVSQVPALIISTAAGLMVTSATGSDRMGVVLSRQLGSHPRAMWMAAAVLGAFALVPGLPMFPFVSLAGGAAILARLSGQAETRRNEFAMISAPPTEVEAPAPSDPMRDLLQIDPIELEVGYALIPLIDEGQGGDLLERISLLRKQAAIELGILVPPIRIRDDIRLPANEYVIKLRGSEVARAEVLPRFMMALNTGGVVAEIDGMESIDPSFGMPARWIAGARRTEAEALGYVVVEPTTVVATHLLETLKASASELLGRQEVQEMVETLKKSHPALVEEIIPNKVSLSVLHRVLQRLLRERVPIRDLVTILEALGDGAETTKDPEALTEVVRKSLTNVIARMFADSTGVVRGITIGGRLESALLGLFSPRASQPNAPVLTPDSLAGMLRDLNHLATTYALDGRPLPLITPPSLRIGVRRLIEPVLPSLPVVSLAELPAAITLSSVATWEMPHGS is encoded by the coding sequence ATGCCGATGGCGTTCGACGCGCCGGACACCAAAAAGCGCGCGGAAGTGGCGCTGGCAGTGGCCGTCGTCCTCATCATTGCGCTCATCGTGGTGCCACTGCCACCGATGCTGCTGGACCTGTGTCTCGCGGCCAGCATCGGACTCTCGCTGGTGGTGTTGCTGGTGTCGCTGTACACCACGAACCCGCTGGACTTCAGCAGCTTCCCCGCGCTGCTCCTGCTGCTCACGCTGTTCCGCATTGGCCTGAACGTGTCGTCCACGCGCCTCATTCTCACGCATGGGCACGCGGGCAAGGTCATCGAGGCGTTCGGCACGTTCGTTATTGGCGGCAATTATGCCGTGGGTATCGTCATCTTCCTGCTGCTGATCGGCATCAACTTCATCGTGATCACCAAGGGCGCCGGACGCATTGCCGAAGTGGCGGCGCGTTTCGCCCTCGACGCGATGCCCGGCAAGCAGATGGCCATCGATGCCGACCTGTCGGCCGGCCTCATTGACGAAAAGGAAGCGCGCATCCGTCGCGACGAGATCTCGCGCACCGCCGACTTCTATGGCGCGATGGACGGTGCCTCCAAGTACGTGAAAGGCGATGCCATACTCGGCATTTTGGTCGTGGCCGTGAACATTCTGGGCGGCATCTTCATTGGCGTGGTGCAGAAAGGCATGCCGCTGGCCAAGGCGGGCAGCACCTACACGCTGCTCACGGTTGGCGATGGACTGGTGTCGCAGGTGCCAGCGCTGATCATCAGCACCGCCGCCGGTCTTATGGTGACCAGCGCCACGGGCAGCGATCGCATGGGCGTGGTGTTGAGCCGCCAGCTGGGTTCGCACCCGCGGGCCATGTGGATGGCCGCTGCGGTACTCGGCGCGTTTGCGCTGGTGCCGGGTCTGCCGATGTTCCCGTTTGTCTCACTGGCCGGTGGCGCGGCCATTCTGGCGCGACTGTCAGGTCAGGCGGAAACGCGTCGTAATGAATTCGCGATGATCTCGGCGCCGCCCACCGAAGTCGAGGCGCCCGCCCCATCCGACCCGATGCGCGACCTGCTGCAGATCGATCCCATCGAACTGGAAGTTGGCTACGCGCTCATTCCGCTCATTGATGAAGGCCAGGGTGGCGATCTGCTCGAGCGCATCTCGCTGCTGCGCAAGCAGGCCGCCATCGAGTTGGGCATTCTCGTCCCGCCCATTCGCATTCGTGACGACATCCGGCTGCCGGCCAACGAGTACGTGATCAAGTTGCGCGGCTCCGAAGTGGCGCGCGCCGAAGTACTGCCGCGCTTCATGATGGCCCTCAACACGGGTGGCGTGGTCGCCGAAATCGACGGGATGGAGTCCATCGATCCGTCGTTTGGCATGCCGGCGCGTTGGATTGCCGGTGCGCGCCGCACGGAAGCCGAAGCGCTGGGCTATGTGGTGGTCGAACCCACCACGGTGGTGGCCACGCATCTATTGGAAACACTCAAGGCCAGTGCCTCGGAGCTGCTGGGCCGTCAGGAAGTGCAGGAGATGGTGGAGACACTCAAGAAATCGCACCCGGCGCTGGTGGAAGAGATCATCCCCAACAAGGTGTCGTTGAGTGTGCTGCATCGGGTGCTGCAACGCCTGCTGCGCGAGCGCGTGCCCATTCGCGACCTGGTCACGATTCTGGAAGCGCTTGGCGACGGCGCCGAAACCACCAAGGATCCGGAAGCGCTTACGGAAGTGGTGCGCAAGTCGCTCACCAACGTCATCGCGCGCATGTTCGCCGATAGCACGGGTGTCGTACGAGGTATCACGATTGGTGGCCGACTGGAGTCGGCGTTGCTGGGGCTCTTCTCCCCGCGCGCGTCGCAACCCAACGCACCGGTGCTCACCCCCGATTCACTGGCCGGCATGTTGCGCGACCTGAATCACCTGGCCACCACCTACGCGTTGGATGGTCGCCCGTTGCCACTCATTACGCCGCCGTCGCTGCGCATCGGCGTGCGTCGTCTGATTGAACCCGTGCTGCCCAGTCTCCCGGTGGTCTCGCTGGCTGAGCTGCCGGCGGCGATCACCCTGAGCAGCGTCGCCACCTGGGAGATGCCACATGGCTCCTGA